A genomic segment from Peribacillus sp. ACCC06369 encodes:
- the cysE gene encoding serine O-acetyltransferase, whose translation MLKMFKEDIEVVFDQDPAARSYVEVILTYAGLHAIWSHRMAHALFKKKFFFLARSISQISRFFTGIEIHPGATIGRRFFIDHGMGIVIGETCEIGDNVSVFQGVTLGGTGKEKGKRHPTIKDNVLIATGAKVLGSITVGENSKIGAGSVVLKEVPPNSTVVGIPGKVVIQDGIKINKDLNHCDLPDPIADRFKELDSELRALRAKLAEQKQEERSL comes from the coding sequence TTGTTAAAGATGTTTAAAGAGGATATCGAAGTGGTTTTTGATCAAGATCCTGCTGCGCGCAGTTATGTGGAAGTCATTTTGACGTATGCAGGTTTACATGCGATTTGGAGTCATAGGATGGCTCACGCGCTATTCAAGAAGAAGTTCTTTTTCCTAGCGAGAAGTATATCTCAAATCAGCCGGTTTTTCACCGGAATTGAAATTCATCCAGGAGCTACCATTGGCCGTCGTTTCTTCATTGACCATGGTATGGGAATCGTCATTGGCGAAACTTGTGAGATTGGTGACAATGTATCTGTCTTTCAAGGTGTAACCCTTGGGGGGACAGGAAAGGAAAAGGGAAAACGTCATCCTACGATAAAGGATAATGTGTTGATTGCTACAGGAGCAAAAGTGCTGGGTTCCATAACTGTTGGGGAAAACTCAAAAATCGGTGCAGGATCGGTCGTTTTAAAGGAAGTGCCACCTAATTCTACAGTGGTGGGAATTCCAGGTAAAGTAGTCATTCAAGATGGTATCAAAATCAACAAAGACCTAAATCATTGTGATCTTCCTGATCCAATCGCTGATCGCTTTAAGGAATTGGATAGTGAACTCAGGGCCTTAAGAGCGAAGCTGGCTGAACAAAAGCAGGAAGAAAGGAGTCTATAA
- the cysS gene encoding cysteine--tRNA ligase, which translates to MAIKIYNTATRKKETFVPIEEGKVKMYVCGPTVYNYIHIGNARPAIVFDTVRRYLDYRGYDVQFVSNFTDVDDKLIRAAKELGEDVPTISERFIKAYFEDVSALGCKKADAHPTVMENMDAIIEFISALIEKGFAYESEGDVYYRTRKFEGYGKLSHQSIDELRVGARIEIGEKKQDSLDFALWKTAKDDEISWESPWGKGRPGWHIECSAMVKKYLGDTIDIHAGGQDLAFPHHENEIAQSEALTGKTFANYWMHNGYINIENEKMSKSLGNFVLVHDIIQKHDPQVLRFFMLSVHYRHPINYSEEVLENVKASLDRLRTSYQNLKHRLQVSDGLTENNDIWLEKLNGLHEQFIKEMDDDFNTANAISILFELSKQANYYLMEKNTDKEVIDAFLEKFNTLFSVLGLSLEEDGLLDEEIEGLIQQRIQARKDRNFGLSDEIRDRLKNMNIILEDTPQGTRWKRG; encoded by the coding sequence ATGGCGATTAAAATATATAACACAGCTACAAGAAAAAAGGAAACCTTCGTCCCGATTGAAGAGGGAAAGGTGAAGATGTACGTATGCGGACCCACTGTCTATAATTACATTCATATTGGTAATGCACGACCGGCAATCGTATTCGATACCGTTCGTAGGTATTTGGACTACCGTGGATATGATGTGCAATTCGTTTCGAACTTTACGGATGTGGATGATAAGCTGATTCGCGCGGCAAAAGAATTGGGCGAAGATGTCCCGACAATATCAGAGCGTTTCATCAAGGCTTATTTTGAAGATGTGTCCGCATTGGGCTGCAAAAAAGCGGATGCTCACCCAACCGTAATGGAGAACATGGATGCAATCATTGAATTCATCTCGGCATTGATTGAAAAAGGATTTGCTTATGAATCTGAAGGGGATGTGTATTACCGTACCCGTAAGTTTGAGGGGTATGGAAAACTTTCACATCAGTCCATCGATGAGCTGCGAGTAGGGGCCCGTATTGAAATAGGTGAGAAAAAACAAGATTCCCTTGATTTTGCCCTTTGGAAGACGGCCAAGGATGATGAAATATCTTGGGAGAGCCCATGGGGAAAAGGGCGTCCTGGCTGGCATATAGAATGCTCCGCAATGGTCAAAAAGTATTTGGGCGATACAATCGATATTCATGCAGGAGGTCAAGATCTAGCTTTCCCGCATCATGAAAATGAAATTGCACAATCCGAAGCTTTGACAGGTAAGACCTTTGCGAATTATTGGATGCATAACGGGTATATAAATATTGAGAATGAAAAAATGTCTAAGTCATTAGGCAATTTCGTTCTTGTGCATGACATCATTCAGAAGCATGATCCACAAGTGTTACGCTTCTTTATGTTATCCGTACATTACCGTCATCCCATCAATTATAGTGAAGAAGTGCTTGAAAATGTAAAAGCGTCCCTTGATCGGTTAAGGACATCTTATCAAAACTTAAAGCATCGCCTTCAGGTAAGCGACGGATTGACTGAGAATAATGATATTTGGTTGGAGAAGCTTAATGGATTACATGAACAATTCATTAAGGAAATGGACGATGATTTCAACACAGCTAATGCAATATCCATACTCTTCGAACTTTCCAAACAGGCAAATTATTACTTGATGGAGAAAAACACAGACAAGGAAGTCATTGATGCTTTCCTTGAAAAATTCAATACCTTATTTTCTGTCCTAGGTTTGTCACTTGAAGAAGATGGGCTTTTGGATGAAGAAATCGAAGGTTTGATCCAGCAGAGAATTCAAGCGCGGAAAGACCGCAATTTTGGGTTATCTGATGAAATTCGTGATCGTTTGAAAAACATGAATATCATATTAGAGGATACCCCTCAAGGTACAAGATGGAAAAGAGGGTAA
- a CDS encoding Mini-ribonuclease 3 has product MLHYDSNVDAKMLNSLALAYIGDAVYETYIRHHLIQNGAVKPNLLHKKATSFVAAKAQNKIIHFFLESDWLSEEESAVVRRGRNAKSGSVPKNTDVQTYRYSTAFEALMGFLYLSGRIERMEELIKKSIEYIEEEKGSNP; this is encoded by the coding sequence ATGCTTCATTACGATAGTAACGTAGATGCAAAAATGCTGAACAGTTTGGCTTTAGCTTATATAGGTGATGCTGTATACGAAACGTATATCCGGCATCATCTCATTCAAAATGGTGCGGTCAAGCCCAATCTACTTCACAAAAAAGCTACATCTTTTGTAGCGGCTAAAGCTCAAAATAAGATTATCCATTTTTTCCTTGAGTCAGATTGGTTATCGGAAGAGGAATCCGCTGTGGTTCGGCGCGGCCGAAATGCAAAATCCGGTTCGGTCCCGAAGAATACGGATGTGCAAACGTATCGCTACAGTACCGCTTTCGAGGCACTTATGGGATTTTTGTATTTATCCGGTCGAATAGAAAGAATGGAAGAACTAATCAAAAAATCTATTGAATACATTGAAGAAGAAAAGGGGAGTAACCCATGA
- the rlmB gene encoding 23S rRNA (guanosine(2251)-2'-O)-methyltransferase RlmB translates to MSEEYIIGRNPVLEALRSERDINKIWIAEGSQKGSMQPLIGLAKEKKVFVQIVPKKKIDQMAEGIHQGVVAQVAAYEYVELDDLFAKAAERDEAPFFMILDEVEDPHNLGSIMRTADAVGAHGIIIPKRRAVGLTATVAKASTGAIEYIPVARVTNLARAVEELKERGVWIVGTDAKGSDDYRNMDGKMPIGLVIGSEGKGMARLMKDKCDFLIRLPMAGQVTSLNASVAAGLLMYEVYRKRNPLGQ, encoded by the coding sequence ATGAGCGAAGAATATATCATTGGCAGAAACCCCGTATTGGAAGCTCTTCGCTCCGAACGGGATATTAATAAAATTTGGATAGCCGAAGGCTCGCAAAAAGGCTCGATGCAACCACTTATCGGTCTGGCGAAGGAAAAGAAGGTATTCGTGCAAATCGTGCCGAAGAAAAAAATTGACCAAATGGCAGAAGGCATCCATCAAGGTGTTGTCGCACAAGTGGCTGCATATGAATATGTGGAATTGGATGACCTATTCGCAAAAGCGGCTGAACGGGACGAAGCACCTTTTTTCATGATTCTTGATGAAGTTGAAGATCCGCATAATTTAGGTTCGATCATGAGGACGGCTGATGCAGTCGGTGCCCATGGAATCATCATTCCAAAAAGAAGAGCGGTGGGCTTGACGGCAACAGTGGCGAAAGCTTCAACTGGTGCGATTGAATATATTCCGGTTGCTCGCGTGACAAACTTGGCAAGGGCAGTGGAAGAGTTGAAAGAGCGAGGGGTATGGATAGTGGGTACCGATGCGAAAGGCAGCGATGATTACCGTAACATGGACGGAAAGATGCCTATCGGACTTGTTATCGGTAGCGAAGGAAAAGGTATGGCCCGGTTAATGAAGGATAAATGTGATTTTCTCATCCGTCTTCCCATGGCAGGACAGGTAACTTCGTTAAATGCATCGGTAGCAGCCGGTTTATTGATGTATGAGGTTTATAGAAAAAGAAATCCTCTAGGGCAATGA
- a CDS encoding NYN domain-containing protein, which translates to MNILLVDGYNIIGAWPELRELKERDLAAARDRLIEMMAEYQAFTGYRVIVVFDAQYVQGIARIFKNHKVDVIFTKENETADERIEKMAIELNNVKTQIQVATSDFTEQWVIFGQGALRKSARELLIEMKEIQGEIKKDVRKTTTIKPAVKIPLSEEVAEIFEKWRRGKI; encoded by the coding sequence ATGAACATTCTGTTGGTGGACGGTTATAACATTATTGGAGCCTGGCCGGAACTGAGAGAATTAAAAGAACGGGATCTTGCTGCTGCAAGAGACCGGTTGATTGAAATGATGGCGGAATATCAAGCATTTACCGGATACCGTGTAATTGTCGTATTTGACGCTCAATATGTTCAGGGGATTGCCCGTATATTCAAAAATCATAAAGTTGATGTAATTTTCACAAAAGAAAATGAAACTGCGGATGAAAGAATAGAAAAGATGGCCATTGAACTGAATAACGTTAAAACGCAAATCCAAGTGGCAACCTCTGACTTTACAGAACAGTGGGTGATCTTTGGCCAAGGGGCTCTAAGGAAATCCGCTCGTGAACTGCTTATTGAAATGAAAGAAATTCAAGGGGAAATCAAGAAAGATGTAAGAAAAACAACGACAATAAAACCCGCTGTTAAAATTCCTTTAAGTGAAGAAGTGGCAGAAATTTTCGAAAAATGGCGCCGAGGTAAAATTTGA